A single window of uncultured Methanospirillum sp. DNA harbors:
- a CDS encoding DUF2115 domain-containing protein, producing MTGVDDIALTIEVSKNLSRAGTKGELGDILGREVARYTLHDLQVIGGRLHTELIRLPRSYREQVGPYLSDQILGGYHRLMTYHRSGRFKTMSESIPDLETFRAFCEIIPTGCTEWDDTVSRMPIPYTIRHRLFYYLIGAFTMFILEEPGHPVGMPFPGGFRVEDKDGVFYCLIRDKEKEVPYSLCNFCPAVQSENE from the coding sequence ATGACAGGTGTTGATGATATTGCCCTAACCATTGAGGTCTCCAAAAACCTCTCCCGTGCCGGAACAAAGGGAGAACTCGGTGATATCCTGGGCAGAGAGGTCGCCAGGTATACCCTGCATGATCTGCAGGTCATCGGTGGCAGACTTCATACCGAACTGATTAGGCTCCCCCGATCATACCGGGAGCAGGTCGGCCCATACCTGAGTGACCAGATTCTTGGAGGATATCACCGGCTTATGACATATCATCGGTCAGGCAGGTTCAAAACCATGTCAGAATCGATTCCTGATCTGGAGACCTTCAGGGCATTCTGTGAGATCATCCCTACCGGATGCACAGAGTGGGATGACACAGTCAGCAGGATGCCGATCCCGTACACCATCAGGCACCGGCTCTTCTACTATCTCATCGGGGCTTTCACGATGTTTATCCTTGAAGAACCAGGGCATCCTGTCGGAATGCCGTTTCCGGGTGGATTCAGAGTTGAGGATAAGGATGGGGTCTTCTACTGCCTGATCAGAGACAAAGAGAAAGAGGTCCCGTACTCCCTCTGCAACTTCTGCCCTGCAGTCCAGTCAGAGAATGAATGA
- a CDS encoding ABC transporter substrate binding protein, with amino-acid sequence MEQNIQVFKRVILMLVLVSLFSIPASSELILQSDDPAHSDFSESSVKTILLLVSTDGKSPYETLFITGISEELKKNSSVPLRFVTEYLNIPDYRDETYLSKIDDLYRYKIQALKPDVIITKDILAIDLLSGMPLELVQGIPIISDVDPGVIHNLTITPVVPEKGYSTGKNIETILSLFPHTRQIYVISGSGPDEIDELEALKQQISDMNLSVPVTYLINQSHNELLPQISKIPRDSAILYISYAQDINGNHFSPEDSLSRIYTIAQAPIFGPSETYVNRGIVGGYLLSPEMYGKEIGSLALQALQGNITNQGELDPEDLRIYKFDWNELSRFNIDPAILPKGSIIVNREDSVWEKYSFVIVWIIIIIVSETLLIAGLILNRRHRLSAEKRLHESEERYRTLINNAPDAIIVYDLDKNGFVEANPKALSLLGCSMEQLRSLNYSEFYTKANELDNNLPSIIREHLDKVLSGQIIGFERLITTYDKKEIYCDVTIVHLPSLGPKVIRASFTDITLRKDAEDKLTRLYEDLETIVAARTRELHATQEAFRQANIRLNLLTGITRHDILNQITGLLGYLEICLEDTPEGPTQSYLRSCMDLTRSVQAQIEFTRVYENIGTTEPIWQNLETIINRVHLLLPTITFNWHLDLVPVEILADPMFEKVFYTLVENSSRHGEHVTDIIFRATIRDADLLIVYEDNGVGIDEEDKPRIFDWSFGKHTGVGLFVSKQILAITEVTIRETGLPGEGVRFEIIVPKEKWKRGV; translated from the coding sequence AGTAATCCTGATGCTGGTTCTCGTTTCTCTGTTTTCAATCCCGGCATCCTCAGAACTCATTCTTCAATCAGATGATCCGGCGCACTCAGATTTTTCAGAAAGTTCAGTCAAAACGATTCTATTACTCGTATCAACCGACGGTAAAAGTCCTTATGAAACTCTTTTTATCACAGGGATCAGCGAAGAACTCAAAAAGAACTCTTCTGTTCCCCTACGATTCGTAACCGAGTACCTGAATATTCCTGATTATCGTGATGAGACGTATCTTTCAAAGATAGATGATCTGTATAGATACAAGATCCAAGCCCTCAAACCGGATGTAATAATTACAAAAGATATCCTTGCAATCGATCTGTTGTCCGGGATGCCCCTGGAACTTGTACAAGGTATCCCAATCATCAGCGATGTAGATCCCGGAGTGATACATAACCTGACAATCACCCCGGTGGTTCCAGAGAAGGGATATAGCACAGGAAAAAATATTGAGACAATACTCTCATTGTTTCCTCATACCAGACAGATCTATGTAATATCCGGATCAGGACCTGATGAGATTGATGAATTAGAGGCTCTGAAACAGCAGATCTCTGATATGAACCTCTCTGTTCCGGTAACATATCTCATAAACCAGTCTCACAATGAACTATTGCCTCAAATATCAAAAATTCCACGGGATTCTGCGATATTATATATCAGTTATGCACAGGATATCAATGGAAACCACTTTAGCCCTGAAGATTCATTGAGCCGGATATATACCATAGCACAGGCTCCAATATTCGGGCCCAGTGAAACATATGTAAATAGAGGAATTGTCGGAGGATATCTGCTCAGTCCGGAGATGTATGGAAAGGAGATTGGGTCTCTGGCTCTCCAGGCATTACAGGGTAATATCACAAATCAAGGTGAACTCGACCCTGAAGATCTCAGGATATACAAGTTTGACTGGAATGAACTCTCACGATTCAATATTGATCCGGCAATCCTTCCTAAAGGTAGCATTATTGTAAACCGGGAAGATTCAGTCTGGGAAAAGTACTCATTCGTTATCGTATGGATTATCATCATAATCGTTTCTGAAACTCTGTTAATCGCCGGTCTTATCCTGAATCGGAGGCACCGGTTGTCAGCAGAAAAACGTCTTCATGAAAGTGAAGAGAGATACCGGACACTCATAAATAATGCCCCTGATGCCATCATCGTATATGATCTGGATAAAAATGGATTTGTTGAAGCGAACCCTAAAGCATTGAGTCTGCTTGGATGTTCGATGGAACAGTTACGCTCACTGAATTATTCCGAATTTTATACTAAAGCAAATGAACTTGATAATAATCTCCCGTCAATCATTCGGGAACATCTTGATAAGGTATTATCAGGTCAGATTATTGGTTTTGAGCGGTTAATTACCACGTATGATAAGAAAGAGATCTATTGTGATGTAACAATTGTCCATCTCCCAAGCCTTGGTCCAAAAGTAATCAGAGCCAGTTTTACTGATATCACTCTCAGGAAAGATGCCGAAGACAAACTGACCCGGCTGTATGAGGATCTTGAAACCATCGTTGCCGCCCGGACCCGCGAACTCCATGCAACACAGGAAGCATTCAGGCAGGCAAATATCAGACTAAATCTCCTGACCGGGATAACCCGCCATGACATCCTCAACCAGATTACCGGGCTCCTGGGATACCTGGAGATATGCCTGGAAGATACTCCTGAAGGGCCTACTCAATCATACCTGCGTTCATGTATGGATCTGACACGATCTGTTCAGGCTCAGATAGAATTTACCCGGGTTTATGAGAATATCGGGACAACTGAACCAATATGGCAAAATCTGGAGACAATAATTAACCGTGTTCACCTGCTTCTCCCGACAATTACATTCAACTGGCACCTTGATCTGGTTCCTGTGGAAATACTGGCTGATCCTATGTTTGAGAAGGTATTCTACACGCTCGTTGAAAACTCTTCACGACATGGGGAGCATGTGACTGATATCATATTCAGGGCAACAATCCGGGATGCAGATCTGTTAATTGTGTATGAGGATAATGGAGTTGGAATTGATGAAGAAGATAAACCCCGCATCTTTGACTGGTCATTTGGAAAACATACCGGGGTCGGACTGTTTGTTTCTAAGCAGATCCTGGCTATAACGGAAGTGACTATCAGGGAGACCGGATTACCTGGAGAAGGTGTAAGGTTTGAGATAATTGTGCCGAAAGAGAAGTGGAAACGTGGGGTCTGA